The region ATGGAAAAACCTTCCCCTTCTCCAGACACGTTGATTAGGAAGTAAGGCGTCACCTCAAGTGCAACCCCGTTTTGTTCAATGGTGTCAAAAAGCTGCACATAGTTTTCAGCACCTCCCCAACCAGTACGTACATATTTTTTCTTATCCTTTAACCCCGGTAGAATTTCTTCAAATGTCATGTTTTTCTCCTTTAATTCTAAATTCTTAGTTTAATTATAACAAAAAACCGTTTTCCAACGGCTTTTTGACTGTGATTTATTTACATCTGCTTCTACTTACGGCAAATTATTCCCTGCAGCAAGATAAATTTCATACCATTCTTTTCTTGTTAAGCTAAAGTTTGTCGCTTCGCTAACTTCTCTCAAGTGCTTAGGATTTGTTGTACCTACGACTGCCTGCATTTTTGCTGGATAACGCAATATCCAAGAAATGGCAATAGTTGAAGGGGTTACTCCATATTTAATAGCTAAACGATCAAGTACTTGATTTAAAACTTGAAATTTCTCATTTCCAACAAAATTCCCTTTAAAATACCCGAATTGTAAGACAGACCATGCTTGAATGACCACATCGTGTAATTTGCAATATTCAAAAATGCTGCCATCTCGCATAGCTGCTTGACTATCTTCCATATTAACATGAAAACCTGATTCGAATCCTGGAGTAAAAGCCGCACTCAATTGTAGCTGATTAACAGCTAACGGCTGCTTGACATCTTTTTTAAGCAACTCCATCATCATAGGATTTTGATTAGAAACTCCAAAATCTCGAACCTTACCT is a window of Streptococcus mitis DNA encoding:
- a CDS encoding DUF2829 domain-containing protein, with amino-acid sequence MTFEEILPGLKDKKKYVRTGWGGAENYVQLFDTIEQNGVALEVTPYFLINVSGEGEGFSMWSPTPCDVLATDWVEVHD
- a CDS encoding aldo/keto reductase is translated as MRYITLGQDDKELSEIVLGMMRIKDKSVKEVEELVETALSVGINAFDLADIYGRGRCEELLGLVLKNRPDLREKMWIQSKCGIRIEEFTYFDFSKDYIIKSVDGILQRLKIDHLDSLLLHRPDALMESDQVAEAFDLLYKQGKVRDFGVSNQNPMMMELLKKDVKQPLAVNQLQLSAAFTPGFESGFHVNMEDSQAAMRDGSIFEYCKLHDVVIQAWSVLQFGYFKGNFVGNEKFQVLNQVLDRLAIKYGVTPSTIAISWILRYPAKMQAVVGTTNPKHLREVSEATNFSLTRKEWYEIYLAAGNNLP